A genomic stretch from Streptococcus oralis includes:
- the carB gene encoding carbamoyl-phosphate synthase large subunit, with product MPKRTDIQKIMVIGSGPIIIGQAAEFDYAGTQACLSLKEEGYEVILVNSNPATIMTDKEIADKVYIEPITLEFVTRILRKERPDALLPTLGGQTGLNMAMELSKNGILDELGVELLGTKLSAIDQAEDRDLFKQLMEELEQPIPESEIVNTVEEAVSFAASIGYPVIVRPAFTLGGTGGGMCANEEELREIAENGLKLSPVTQCLIERSIAGFKEIEYEVMRDSADNALVVCNMENFDPVGIHTGDSIVFAPAQTMSDYENQMLRDASLSIIRALKIEGGCNVQLALDPHSFKYYVIEVNPRVSRSSALASKATGYPIAKLAAKIAVGLTLDEVINPVTGSTYAMFEPALDYVVAKIPRFPFDKFEKGERRLGTQMKATGEVMAIGRNIEESLLKACRSLEIGVHHNEMPELTTVSDDALIEKVVKAQDDRLFYVSEAIRRGYTPEEIAELTKIDIFYLDKLLHIFEIEQELGAHPQDLEVLKTAKLNGFSDRKIAELWETTADQVRQLRLGNKIVPVYKMVDTCAAEFDSETPYFYSTYGWENESIKSDKESVLVLGSGPIRIGQGVEFDYATVHSVKAIQAAGYEAIIMNSNPETVSTDFSVSDKLYFEPLTFEDVMNVIDLEQPKGVIVQFGGQTAINLAEPLAKAGVTILGTQVADLDRAEDRDLFEQALKDLDIPQPPGQTATNEEEAVLAARKIGFPVLVRPSYVLGGRAMEIVENEEDLRSYMRTAVKASPDHPVLVDSYIVGQECEVDAISDGENVLIPGIMEHIERAGVHSGDSMAVYPPQTLSQKVQETIADYTKRLAIGLNCLGMMNIQFVIKDEKVYVIEVNPRASRTVPFLSKVTNIPMAQVATKLILGQNLEELGYQDGLYQESTRVHIKAPVFSFTKLAKVDSLLGPEMKSTGEVMGSDTTLEKALYKAFEASYLHLPTFGNVVFTIADDAKEEALDLARRFQNIGYGILATEGTAAFFASHGLQAQPVGKIGDDDQDIPSFVRKGKIQAIINTVGTKRTADEDGEQIRRSAIEHGVPLFTALDTANAMLKVLESRSFVTEAI from the coding sequence ATGCCTAAACGTACTGATATTCAAAAAATTATGGTGATTGGTTCTGGTCCGATTATTATTGGTCAGGCTGCTGAGTTTGACTACGCGGGGACCCAGGCCTGCTTGTCTTTGAAAGAGGAAGGCTATGAGGTTATCTTGGTGAACTCAAACCCTGCCACCATCATGACGGATAAGGAGATTGCTGACAAGGTTTACATCGAACCGATTACACTTGAGTTTGTGACGCGTATTCTCCGTAAGGAACGTCCAGATGCTTTGCTTCCAACTCTTGGAGGTCAGACAGGGCTCAATATGGCTATGGAATTGTCTAAAAATGGTATCTTAGATGAGCTTGGGGTAGAGCTTTTAGGTACTAAATTATCTGCCATCGACCAAGCGGAGGACCGTGACCTCTTTAAACAATTGATGGAAGAGCTTGAGCAACCGATCCCTGAATCTGAAATTGTCAACACAGTGGAAGAAGCTGTTTCCTTTGCGGCATCAATCGGCTACCCAGTTATCGTTCGTCCAGCTTTCACACTTGGTGGTACTGGTGGTGGTATGTGTGCCAATGAGGAAGAATTGCGTGAAATCGCTGAAAATGGGTTGAAACTGTCACCTGTTACCCAATGTTTGATTGAACGTTCGATTGCAGGTTTCAAGGAAATCGAATACGAAGTCATGCGTGACTCAGCTGATAATGCCCTCGTTGTTTGTAACATGGAAAACTTTGACCCAGTTGGGATTCATACAGGGGATTCTATTGTATTTGCTCCTGCGCAAACCATGTCAGACTATGAAAACCAAATGCTACGTGACGCGAGCTTGAGCATCATTCGTGCCCTCAAAATTGAAGGTGGATGTAACGTTCAGTTGGCTCTTGATCCGCATAGCTTTAAATACTATGTTATCGAAGTAAACCCTCGTGTATCGCGTTCGTCAGCTCTTGCTTCTAAGGCAACAGGTTATCCGATTGCCAAATTGGCTGCCAAGATTGCCGTCGGTTTGACCCTAGATGAGGTTATCAACCCAGTTACAGGTTCAACCTATGCCATGTTTGAACCAGCCCTTGACTACGTCGTTGCTAAGATTCCACGTTTCCCATTTGATAAGTTTGAAAAAGGGGAGCGTCGTCTTGGTACCCAGATGAAGGCGACTGGAGAAGTCATGGCGATTGGTCGTAATATCGAGGAATCTCTTCTTAAAGCTTGTCGCTCCCTTGAAATTGGGGTTCACCACAATGAAATGCCTGAACTTACAACAGTTTCGGATGATGCCTTGATTGAAAAAGTTGTGAAAGCCCAAGATGACCGTCTCTTCTACGTATCAGAAGCCATTCGCCGTGGTTACACACCAGAAGAAATTGCTGAATTGACCAAGATTGATATCTTCTATCTAGATAAACTCTTGCACATCTTTGAAATTGAGCAGGAATTGGGTGCCCATCCACAAGATTTAGAAGTCTTGAAAACTGCTAAACTTAATGGTTTCTCAGACCGCAAGATTGCTGAACTCTGGGAAACGACAGCTGATCAAGTTCGTCAACTTCGTCTGGGAAATAAGATTGTCCCAGTATACAAGATGGTCGATACCTGTGCGGCAGAGTTTGACTCTGAAACACCATACTTCTATTCAACCTATGGATGGGAAAATGAGTCTATCAAGTCGGATAAGGAATCTGTCCTTGTCCTAGGTTCAGGTCCAATCCGTATCGGTCAAGGGGTTGAGTTTGACTACGCAACCGTTCACTCGGTTAAGGCTATCCAGGCAGCTGGTTATGAAGCTATCATCATGAACTCAAACCCAGAGACTGTTTCAACAGACTTCTCTGTGTCTGACAAGCTCTACTTTGAGCCATTAACTTTTGAAGATGTCATGAATGTCATTGACCTTGAGCAACCAAAAGGGGTTATCGTTCAGTTCGGTGGTCAAACAGCCATCAACCTTGCAGAGCCCTTGGCAAAAGCAGGTGTGACCATTCTTGGTACACAAGTTGCTGACCTAGACCGTGCCGAAGACCGTGATCTCTTTGAACAAGCACTCAAAGATTTAGATATTCCACAGCCACCAGGACAAACAGCGACTAATGAAGAAGAAGCTGTGCTTGCAGCTCGCAAAATTGGTTTCCCAGTCCTGGTTCGTCCATCTTATGTCTTGGGTGGACGTGCCATGGAAATCGTTGAAAACGAAGAAGATCTTCGTTCTTACATGCGTACCGCTGTTAAGGCCAGTCCAGACCACCCAGTCCTTGTTGACTCATACATCGTTGGTCAGGAGTGTGAAGTCGATGCCATTTCAGATGGAGAAAATGTTCTCATCCCTGGTATCATGGAACATATCGAACGTGCCGGTGTCCACTCAGGTGACTCAATGGCCGTTTACCCACCACAAACCTTGTCTCAAAAAGTCCAAGAAACAATCGCAGACTACACCAAACGCCTAGCAATCGGTCTTAACTGTCTTGGGATGATGAACATCCAGTTTGTCATCAAGGATGAGAAAGTTTATGTTATTGAGGTCAATCCACGTGCCAGCCGTACGGTGCCATTCCTTTCTAAGGTAACCAATATTCCTATGGCTCAGGTAGCGACTAAGCTCATTCTTGGTCAAAACCTTGAAGAACTTGGCTACCAAGATGGCCTTTACCAAGAAAGCACTCGCGTTCATATCAAGGCGCCAGTCTTCTCCTTTACGAAACTAGCTAAGGTAGATAGCTTGCTCGGTCCTGAAATGAAGTCAACAGGGGAAGTTATGGGTTCTGATACAACTCTTGAAAAAGCTCTCTATAAGGCCTTTGAAGCTTCTTACCTACACTTGCCAACTTTTGGAAATGTAGTCTTTACTATCGCAGATGATGCCAAAGAAGAAGCCTTGGACTTGGCTCGTCGTTTCCAAAATATCGGTTATGGTATCCTTGCGACAGAAGGGACAGCAGCCTTCTTTGCTAGTCATGGACTTCAAGCACAACCTGTTGGTAAGATTGGTGATGACGATCAGGATATCCCAAGCTTTGTTCGCAAAGGGAAAATCCAAGCAATCATCAATACTGTCGGAACCAAACGAACTGCTGACGAAGATGGTGAGCAAATCCGCCGTTCAGCCATTGAACACGGTGTGCCACTCTTTACAGCCCTAGATACAGCTAATGCCATGCTCAAGGTGTTAGAAAGCCGCAGTTTTGTCACAGAAGCAATCTAG
- a CDS encoding Nramp family divalent metal transporter, whose protein sequence is MSSYKKVSLSEINQSIETPNNNHFWQNLKAFLGPGALVAVGYMDPGNWITSVVGGASYKYSLLFVILISSIIAMQLQQMAGKLGIVTRMDLAQATAHHAPKWLRYSLWVILELALMATDLAEVLGSAIALNLLFKIPIMVAILLTVLDVFLLLLLMKFGFKKIEAIVTTLILTILAIFTYLVALSNPSIQGIIGGYLPTSTLFETPLPGHESQLTLALGIVGATVMPHNLYLHSSLSQTRKINHKDKKDVRKAVRFMTWDSNIQLSLAFIVNSLLLILGASLFFGHASEISAFSQMYNALQDSKIAGAIASSTLSTLFALALLASGQNSTITGTLTGQIVMEGFLHLRLPQWIIRIGTRIFALLPVIIVAVLFGHQEKTLDQLLVYSQVFLSIALPFSIFPLIYLTSKKSLMGEFTNAKWNTILGYAVSIILTILNIKLLFDIF, encoded by the coding sequence ATGTCTTCTTACAAAAAAGTCTCTCTTTCTGAGATCAACCAATCTATTGAAACTCCGAATAACAATCATTTTTGGCAAAATCTAAAAGCATTTTTAGGACCTGGAGCCCTTGTAGCAGTGGGTTATATGGATCCTGGAAACTGGATTACCAGTGTGGTTGGTGGTGCTTCCTACAAATATAGTCTCTTATTTGTTATTTTGATTTCCTCCATCATTGCTATGCAGTTACAACAGATGGCTGGAAAGCTCGGTATCGTGACTAGGATGGACCTAGCACAGGCAACAGCTCATCATGCTCCCAAATGGCTTCGCTATAGTTTATGGGTGATTTTAGAATTGGCTTTAATGGCGACAGACTTAGCTGAGGTTCTAGGCTCAGCGATTGCCTTAAATCTTTTGTTTAAAATACCAATTATGGTCGCTATCCTCTTAACCGTTTTAGATGTATTTCTTTTGTTGTTGTTAATGAAATTTGGTTTCAAAAAAATTGAAGCTATTGTTACAACCCTTATTTTAACCATATTGGCCATTTTTACCTATCTTGTGGCCTTATCTAATCCAAGTATCCAGGGGATTATTGGTGGTTATTTACCAACTTCAACTTTATTTGAAACACCGTTACCAGGCCATGAAAGTCAATTGACCTTGGCTTTAGGGATTGTAGGTGCGACAGTCATGCCCCATAATCTCTATCTCCATTCCTCTCTATCCCAAACAAGGAAAATCAATCACAAAGATAAGAAGGATGTTCGAAAAGCCGTGCGTTTTATGACCTGGGATTCAAATATTCAGCTGTCCCTAGCCTTTATTGTCAATTCCTTACTGCTCATTTTAGGGGCATCTCTCTTTTTTGGTCATGCATCTGAGATTTCAGCTTTCTCTCAAATGTACAATGCTTTACAGGATTCGAAGATAGCAGGAGCAATAGCCAGCTCAACCTTGTCAACTTTATTTGCTCTAGCTCTCTTAGCAAGTGGTCAAAATTCTACTATTACAGGTACCTTGACAGGACAGATTGTCATGGAAGGTTTCTTGCATCTAAGATTGCCTCAGTGGATTATCCGTATCGGTACACGTATTTTTGCCTTGCTCCCTGTGATTATTGTTGCCGTTTTGTTTGGACATCAAGAAAAAACCTTGGATCAGTTATTGGTCTATTCACAGGTCTTTCTGTCAATCGCTCTTCCGTTTTCAATTTTCCCCTTGATTTATCTAACATCTAAAAAGTCACTGATGGGAGAATTCACCAATGCCAAGTGGAACACCATCCTAGGTTACGCAGTTTCAATCATCTTAACCATTCTCAATATCAAGCTTCTTTTTGATATTTTTTAA
- the mobV gene encoding MobV family relaxase: MSYAVARMQKMKSGNLGGAYRHNERIFENHSNKDIDPEKTHLNYELTDRDRSIPYDRQIKQYINDNKISKRALRKDAVLCNEWIITSDKAFFENMSSDQIKDFFETAKNFFAERYGNSNIAYAMVHLDESTPHMHLGLVPMQNGKLSSKSLFGSRDQLKEIQEAFPKYLNEHGYNLQRGESDSKKKHLETAEFKEKQRLLDDTDKKIVDKTEKLKQLEKEKDALLDDIAVLESIQPLQLEEMKKEKLVRRTFDGKLKMDKATYDRLFNTASQHALDNNRLSHENSNLEQQLQQSLSKQNNLAKELMKSDHILSENRTLKSEVDKLEHANKKLNENMKRLSEQLNAVNKKLALWRKTARNYMHPKEFSKMLHVINQIRPPRITIMSVARSFKNMIEKNIF, translated from the coding sequence ATGAGTTATGCAGTAGCTAGGATGCAAAAAATGAAATCTGGAAATCTTGGTGGTGCCTATCGTCACAATGAACGAATTTTTGAAAATCACTCGAACAAGGATATTGACCCAGAAAAGACTCACCTAAATTATGAATTAACCGACCGTGATCGCTCTATCCCTTACGATAGGCAGATTAAACAATACATCAACGATAATAAAATTTCCAAACGTGCTCTACGTAAAGATGCTGTTTTGTGTAATGAATGGATTATTACATCAGATAAGGCATTTTTTGAAAATATGAGTTCGGATCAGATTAAGGACTTTTTTGAAACAGCAAAAAATTTCTTTGCTGAAAGATACGGTAATAGTAATATCGCTTATGCTATGGTACATCTTGACGAGAGTACGCCACATATGCATTTAGGACTTGTACCTATGCAAAATGGCAAGTTAAGCTCTAAGTCATTATTTGGTAGCCGTGACCAACTGAAAGAGATCCAGGAGGCATTTCCTAAATACCTGAATGAACATGGCTATAATTTGCAACGTGGGGAGTCTGATAGCAAGAAGAAACACCTTGAAACAGCAGAATTTAAAGAAAAGCAACGCTTACTGGATGATACTGATAAAAAGATAGTTGATAAAACCGAAAAACTAAAGCAACTAGAAAAAGAGAAAGATGCTTTACTAGATGATATCGCTGTTTTGGAGTCTATTCAACCTCTACAGCTTGAAGAAATGAAAAAAGAAAAATTAGTCAGACGTACATTTGACGGTAAGCTAAAAATGGATAAGGCGACGTATGACAGACTCTTTAATACAGCATCTCAACATGCCCTGGATAATAATAGGCTAAGTCATGAGAACAGCAACCTTGAACAGCAATTACAGCAATCACTTTCTAAACAGAATAACTTAGCTAAAGAACTGATGAAGAGTGATCATATATTATCTGAAAATCGTACGCTAAAATCAGAAGTCGATAAACTAGAACACGCAAATAAAAAACTCAATGAAAATATGAAACGATTAAGTGAGCAATTAAATGCCGTAAATAAAAAACTTGCGCTTTGGCGCAAAACAGCAAGAAATTACATGCACCCTAAAGAATTTAGCAAAATGCTACATGTCATAAATCAAATACGTCCACCAAGAATAACCATTATGTCAGTCGCTCGAAGTTTTAAAAACATGATTGAAAAAAATATATTTTAA
- a CDS encoding replication initiation protein → MELKVSLDNITITAYIKPIKLLDLKSLIESHTAIIVQTAMTDMFRAITRDGSHVRLLLDYDKLKGQAFNARPFRIEFNPNKLRQIDINILDTIIPYLEDIAISRVDLAFDIFEVDCSEFILEKKGRPTATKEWRDQNGKLETKYLGASRSEKQIRLYNKKVEQLENGSDEDKKFAQQFQHWWRLEFQLRSRSVEEIFEVIDSVIFKPFNFEGLGIEAQLYLLALTRDKGIWNKVSKNTRTKYKKLLQIYKTSDIDYLKLMKDLLKHERPILEKQLAYYGGRETKNSFQPFG, encoded by the coding sequence TTGGAATTAAAAGTTAGCTTGGACAACATCACTATTACAGCTTATATCAAACCTATCAAACTCCTTGATCTCAAAAGTTTGATAGAAAGTCATACAGCCATTATCGTCCAGACTGCAATGACTGATATGTTTAGAGCAATCACTCGGGACGGAAGTCACGTTAGACTCCTCCTAGACTACGACAAATTAAAAGGACAAGCCTTTAATGCTCGCCCTTTCAGGATAGAGTTTAACCCCAATAAACTCCGACAGATTGATATTAATATCTTAGATACAATTATACCATATCTTGAAGATATTGCAATCTCTCGAGTCGATTTAGCTTTTGATATATTTGAAGTTGATTGTAGTGAGTTTATTCTTGAAAAGAAAGGCCGCCCTACTGCTACCAAAGAATGGAGAGACCAGAATGGAAAACTAGAAACTAAATATCTAGGCGCCTCCAGGTCAGAAAAGCAAATCAGACTCTATAACAAAAAAGTTGAACAATTAGAAAATGGCTCTGATGAAGACAAGAAATTTGCCCAGCAGTTCCAGCATTGGTGGCGCTTAGAATTTCAGCTCCGCAGTCGCTCGGTTGAAGAAATATTTGAAGTCATTGACTCTGTTATCTTTAAACCGTTTAACTTTGAAGGTTTAGGCATAGAGGCTCAACTTTACTTACTTGCCCTTACTCGTGATAAAGGAATCTGGAACAAAGTCAGTAAAAACACACGTACAAAATACAAGAAACTTTTACAGATCTATAAAACATCTGATATTGACTATCTGAAATTGATGAAAGATTTATTAAAACATGAACGACCAATATTAGAAAAACAGCTTGCTTATTATGGGGGAAGAGAAACAAAAAATAGCTTTCAACCATTTGGTTGA
- a CDS encoding replication initiator protein A, with amino-acid sequence MDYCDDYYLIPKVLFQDDFYKDLIPLDVIVYSVLRNKQEEAIEKGWVDDEGNIYLAYRIEDLAKKFSCARTTMVAVLQRLESVNLIERERQWNTSYYNHNLPYMTYINEV; translated from the coding sequence ATGGATTACTGTGATGATTATTACTTAATACCTAAAGTATTATTTCAAGACGATTTCTATAAGGATTTGATACCCCTTGATGTTATTGTCTATTCTGTGCTAAGAAACAAACAAGAAGAGGCAATAGAGAAAGGTTGGGTAGATGATGAAGGAAATATTTACCTAGCATATAGAATTGAGGATCTAGCCAAAAAATTTTCTTGCGCTAGAACGACTATGGTAGCCGTTTTACAACGCTTGGAATCTGTCAACTTAATTGAACGTGAACGGCAATGGAATACAAGCTATTATAACCATAACTTACCATACATGACTTATATTAACGAGGTGTAA
- a CDS encoding helix-turn-helix domain-containing protein, protein MTNNIGKLIKDSKKKLTEISDSTGIAYPTLSGYNQGIRTPKKKNAKILAEYFGVSIPYLLGIDDNPVLVNPGSTKEIFKGFAKVLQGKSTIENKITQWTPFGEDLAIILKELNQSEALSDYIDFLASKKDFNPILVKAIKEFIADEKQGLIPFLINKSGAEDSPYHYVWQAWEKTPEYQERMAEKRNK, encoded by the coding sequence ATGACTAACAATATTGGAAAACTTATTAAAGACAGTAAAAAAAAATTAACTGAAATTAGCGATAGTACAGGTATAGCTTATCCTACGTTGTCGGGGTATAATCAAGGAATTAGAACACCTAAGAAGAAAAATGCAAAAATCCTTGCAGAATACTTCGGGGTGTCTATCCCTTACTTGCTGGGGATTGATGATAACCCTGTATTAGTCAATCCAGGTTCAACCAAAGAAATTTTTAAAGGCTTCGCCAAAGTGCTTCAGGGAAAAAGTACGATTGAAAATAAAATCACTCAATGGACTCCTTTTGGAGAAGATCTTGCTATTATACTTAAAGAGCTCAATCAGTCAGAGGCATTGTCTGACTACATTGATTTTCTAGCAAGCAAAAAAGACTTTAACCCTATTTTGGTTAAAGCTATTAAGGAATTTATAGCTGATGAGAAACAAGGTCTTATTCCTTTCCTGATTAACAAATCAGGAGCAGAAGACTCCCCTTATCACTACGTATGGCAAGCATGGGAAAAAACTCCTGAATACCAGGAAAGAATGGCAGAAAAACGTAATAAATAA
- a CDS encoding tyrosine-type recombinase/integrase, which yields MSIIKYKAKKSKSGYLYKVRIYRVIDGKRQDFFKSGFKSLREARQYEAMIYHKKASGDLSGLLRVSERRFDEVFEEWFKTYQNTVERTTSVRTDDLFRIHILPVLGKMKISKITPWQCQNFITEKGQTFRNIKQVKSYTSQVFDFALKMKLITENPMKQTILPKRERKKSDNFFSVEELHEFLDIIKAEEPYKNYALFRLLAYSGLRKGELYSLRWSDIDFDNQLLSISKNLGRIKGKAVEKSTKNRFSIRQIPLDTETISILKEWKQKSRREKGQLSVTPLIDSDYMFTFVDRDGKIEPLYQDYINSVLKRIIRKHGLKKITPHGFRHTHATLMIEVGVDPVNAAKRLGHASSQMTLDTYSHSTVAGEKKAITKFVDYLDSAKG from the coding sequence ATGTCTATTATTAAATATAAGGCTAAAAAGTCTAAATCAGGGTATCTTTATAAGGTCAGAATCTACAGGGTGATTGATGGCAAACGTCAGGACTTCTTTAAAAGCGGTTTTAAGAGCCTTAGAGAGGCTAGACAGTATGAAGCTATGATTTACCACAAAAAAGCGTCAGGAGACCTCTCAGGGCTTCTGAGAGTCTCTGAGAGACGTTTTGATGAAGTTTTTGAAGAATGGTTCAAAACTTATCAAAACACAGTAGAGAGGACGACAAGCGTCCGTACAGATGATTTGTTTAGAATCCATATCTTGCCAGTTCTTGGAAAGATGAAAATTTCCAAAATTACTCCTTGGCAATGTCAGAACTTTATTACCGAAAAAGGTCAGACTTTTAGAAATATCAAACAGGTAAAATCTTACACTAGTCAAGTGTTTGATTTTGCTTTGAAGATGAAATTGATTACAGAAAACCCAATGAAGCAAACGATACTCCCAAAAAGAGAGCGGAAGAAGTCAGATAACTTCTTTAGCGTTGAGGAGTTGCATGAGTTTTTAGATATTATTAAGGCAGAAGAGCCTTATAAAAACTATGCCTTATTTCGTTTGTTGGCCTATAGTGGCTTAAGGAAAGGGGAGCTGTATTCTTTGAGGTGGTCTGATATTGATTTTGACAATCAATTACTTTCTATCAGCAAAAATCTAGGTAGAATCAAGGGGAAAGCAGTTGAGAAAAGCACCAAAAACAGGTTTTCCATACGGCAAATCCCTTTAGATACTGAGACAATCTCGATTTTGAAAGAGTGGAAACAAAAGAGCAGAAGAGAAAAGGGGCAACTGTCAGTTACCCCATTGATTGATAGCGATTATATGTTTACGTTTGTTGATCGAGACGGAAAGATAGAACCTTTATATCAGGATTATATCAATAGTGTTCTAAAGCGGATCATCAGGAAACATGGCTTGAAGAAGATAACTCCTCATGGCTTCAGACATACTCATGCAACCTTGATGATTGAAGTAGGGGTTGACCCTGTCAATGCGGCCAAAAGATTAGGTCATGCAAGTAGTCAAATGACCCTGGATACTTATAGCCATTCTACAGTAGCAGGAGAGAAGAAAGCTATCACAAAATTTGTAGATTATCTGGATAGTGCAAAAGGTTAG
- a CDS encoding type B 50S ribosomal protein L31, which translates to MKKDIHPEYRPVVFMDTTTGYKFLSGSTKCSNETVEFEGETYPLIRVEISSDSHPFYTGRQKFTQADGRVDRFNKKYGLK; encoded by the coding sequence ATGAAAAAAGATATCCATCCAGAATATCGCCCAGTTGTCTTCATGGACACAACTACTGGTTACAAATTCCTTAGCGGTTCAACAAAATGCTCTAACGAAACTGTTGAGTTCGAAGGCGAAACTTACCCATTGATCCGTGTGGAAATTTCATCAGACTCACACCCATTCTACACTGGACGTCAAAAGTTCACTCAAGCAGATGGACGTGTGGATCGTTTCAACAAAAAATACGGTCTCAAATAA
- a CDS encoding DHH family phosphoesterase has translation MEICQQILEKIKEYDTIIIHRHMKPDPDALGSQVGLKTLLTHHFPEKTIKAVGFNEPTLTWIAEMDTVQDSDYQGALAIICDTANRPRIDDKRYEQAAFTIKIDHHPNDDIYGDLSWVDTSSSSASEMIALFAQENQLALSSEAARLLYAGIVGDTGRFLYPSTSARTFRIAGQLREIDFDFAGLSRQMDTMSFKIAKLQGYVYDHLEVDENGAARVLLTQEILKEYKVTDAETAAIVGAPGRIDTVKAWAIFVEQADGHFRVRMRSKITPINEIAKQHDGGGHPLASGANSYNLEENEIIYQKLKNLLKN, from the coding sequence ATGGAAATTTGCCAGCAAATATTAGAAAAAATCAAAGAATACGATACTATTATCATTCATCGTCATATGAAACCAGACCCTGATGCCTTGGGAAGTCAGGTGGGCTTGAAAACTCTTCTTACACACCATTTTCCAGAAAAGACTATCAAAGCAGTCGGTTTTAACGAACCAACTCTAACTTGGATAGCGGAAATGGATACTGTCCAAGACAGTGACTACCAAGGAGCTCTTGCTATTATTTGTGATACAGCGAATCGTCCTCGTATCGATGATAAACGATACGAACAAGCTGCTTTCACCATCAAAATCGATCACCATCCAAATGATGATATTTATGGTGACCTATCTTGGGTGGATACAAGTTCAAGCAGTGCCAGTGAGATGATTGCCCTATTTGCTCAAGAAAATCAGCTAGCTTTGTCTAGTGAAGCTGCACGACTTCTCTATGCAGGAATTGTCGGGGACACAGGGCGTTTTCTCTACCCATCAACTAGTGCCCGTACCTTTAGAATAGCTGGCCAGCTCCGAGAAATTGATTTTGACTTTGCTGGATTATCTCGTCAAATGGATACCATGAGCTTCAAGATTGCAAAATTGCAAGGGTATGTTTATGATCACTTAGAAGTTGATGAGAATGGAGCCGCACGCGTTCTGCTTACTCAGGAAATCCTGAAAGAATATAAGGTTACGGATGCTGAAACAGCAGCGATTGTTGGAGCACCTGGTCGAATCGATACTGTTAAGGCTTGGGCTATCTTTGTTGAGCAAGCTGATGGTCACTTCCGTGTGCGAATGCGCAGTAAAATCACCCCTATCAATGAAATAGCCAAACAACACGACGGGGGAGGGCATCCATTAGCCAGTGGTGCCAATTCCTATAACTTAGAGGAAAACGAAATCATCTATCAAAAGTTAAAAAACTTGCTTAAAAACTAA
- a CDS encoding flavodoxin, producing MALAKIVFASMTGNTEEIADIVADKLRDLGLDVDVDECTTVDASDFLEADIAIVATYTYGDGELPDEMMDFYEDLADLNLNGKIYGVVGSGDTFYDEFCKAVDDFDRVFVATGAEKGSECVKVDLSAEEEDIERLEQFAEELAAKVG from the coding sequence ATGGCATTAGCAAAAATTGTATTTGCCAGTATGACCGGTAATACCGAAGAAATTGCAGATATTGTAGCAGACAAATTACGTGACTTGGGCTTGGATGTCGATGTTGATGAATGTACAACTGTTGACGCTTCAGACTTCTTGGAAGCGGACATCGCGATCGTTGCGACTTATACTTATGGAGACGGAGAATTGCCAGATGAGATGATGGACTTCTACGAAGACCTAGCAGATCTCAACTTGAATGGCAAAATCTACGGAGTGGTCGGTTCAGGAGATACCTTCTACGACGAATTCTGTAAGGCTGTCGATGACTTTGATCGTGTATTTGTAGCGACAGGAGCAGAAAAAGGTTCAGAGTGTGTTAAAGTGGACCTCTCTGCCGAGGAAGAAGATATTGAACGCTTGGAACAATTCGCAGAAGAATTGGCTGCAAAAGTAGGATAA
- a CDS encoding chorismate mutase codes for MNLDIIRQEIDQIDDQIVKLLEERMLLVEGVVAYKKASGKPILDSKREEVIFEKVKNRVEDKRYQETIVATFSDILKRSRDYQDQNIK; via the coding sequence ATGAACTTAGATATTATTCGGCAAGAAATTGATCAAATCGATGACCAAATCGTCAAGCTCCTAGAAGAACGGATGCTCTTAGTTGAAGGGGTTGTTGCTTATAAGAAAGCATCTGGTAAGCCAATCTTAGATTCTAAGAGAGAAGAAGTTATTTTTGAGAAAGTCAAAAATCGAGTGGAAGATAAGCGCTATCAGGAAACCATTGTTGCGACTTTTTCAGACATTCTCAAACGTTCGCGTGATTATCAGGATCAAAATATCAAATGA